The nucleotide sequence ACTCCCGCCCGCGGCGGTCCGCGACGACCTCGCGGACCTCGCCGCGCGGTCCCGGGACGTGGTCGAGGCGGCCACGACCGCAGTCGTCGAATCGTCGAGCGAGCGCGCGTACGCGGTGCTCGACCGCAAGGACGCCCTCGTCGACGACGTCCGTGCCCTCGACCGGGCGCTCTTCGAGCGGTCGCCGCCCGGTGCCTACGCCGTCTCGCGGATCCTCGCCGCCCTCGTCCGCACCGCGGCCTGTGGAGGCAACGTCGCCCGCGTGGCGCTCCGGACGAGCGTCCGGCCCGACGGTCGCCGACGTCGCTCGTCGCACGGCTGAGCGACGCCCGGCGGTCGGGTGTGCGACCCTACCCCCGGCGGGGTGGGTTCGGCGCCCGGACCGTCGAGACGTACGCCGCGAGGTCGGTCGCCGTGACGATACCGATGGGCGCCCCGCCGTCGACGACCGGCAGGTGGTAGTGGCCCGTCTCGACCATCCGATCGGCGGCCGCCTCGACGCTGTCGGCCGCAGCGACCGTGACGACGTCCGTGCTCATGACGTCCGAAACGGGCGTCTCGGGCCCGTACGACGCCTCACCCGCGACGATCCGCACGACGTCGGTCACGGTCAGGATCCCGTCGAGACGGCCCTGCTCGACGACGACGACCGAGCCGACGTCGTGTTCGATCAACAGTCCCGCCGCGGCCCGTAGTGCGGTGCCACCGTCGACGGTGTGAACCGGCGCCGACATGAGGCTTCCGACGAACACGTCTTCCATCAGTCGTGGTACGCGGTGACGTACGATAAGGGTGCCGTGGCCAGCGGGCGGGCCGGGGCCCGGTCGCCGACGGGATCGGTTTCGGGCGCGTCGCCCGGGGTGTCGATTCCCGTGCTCGGCGGACAGCCGGCGGTCTCACTCCTCCGGGATGGAGTAGAGGTGGTAGGCCGCCGTGCCGACGACCACCGCGGCGGAGAACTCGGTGACGCCGACGACGAGGAACGCCTCGCGGAAGGTGAGTCCCATGGATTCGAGCGTCGGCAACGCGAACAGTCCGATCACGGCTACCGCCACGCCGACGACGAGGCCGACGACGGCCAGACGGTTCAACGAGGCGGGGTAGTCGTTCCCGGTGGTGTTGGCTAGCATCCGTTCGACAGTCCGGCTTCTCGGCGGTGCGGTACCGTCGGAAAAAACCGCTGTGGTTCGCGTGCGGTCATTCTGCCGACTGTACGTCGTCCGAGATACCGCCACGTCGGGACGGGTATCTCGAACCGGTCACGGCTGACTCAGTCGCCCGTGGCTGCCGTCCCCTCGCCGGCGGACGGTTCGGGGGCCTCGA is from Haloplanus salinarum and encodes:
- a CDS encoding CBS domain-containing protein — protein: MEDVFVGSLMSAPVHTVDGGTALRAAAGLLIEHDVGSVVVVEQGRLDGILTVTDVVRIVAGEASYGPETPVSDVMSTDVVTVAAADSVEAAADRMVETGHYHLPVVDGGAPIGIVTATDLAAYVSTVRAPNPPRRG